The sequence below is a genomic window from Deltaproteobacteria bacterium.
GCCGATACGTCACAAGGACGTGGGATCAAAAATCCCTTCTATGGTTTCGCCGCAAAAAGAGCACGACCCCTGCGACAAGTTTATCCCGAAAATGCGATAGCCGCTCCGATCGATGACGGTTTTTCCACAAGAAGGGCATACTGTTTTTTCTCCTTCGTCACCGGGGAGATTTCCCGTGTACACAAATCTCAGGCCCTCTTGGAATCCGATATCACGCGCCTTCTGCACGGTTTTCGATGGCGTTGGCCCTGATGACAGGTATCGATACTGAGGATAGAAGCGACTGATATGCCATGGGATTTCCGAGCCCAGATCGGCCAGGAAGCGCGCAATGTCACGCAGCTCCTGTTCGGAGTCGTTTTCTCCTGGGATGAGGAGCGTGGTCACTTCAATCCAGATCCCCATTTCTTTCATCTTTTTGAGGGTGTCCAGCACGGGTTGCAGCCTCGCCTTGCACAATGATTTGTAGTACTCGTCCCGAAATGATTTCAAGTCCACATTGGCTGCGTGGAGTGTGCTTCCAATGGTGTCCAAACATTCTCCGGTCATATAACCGTTGCTTACAAACACATTGAGCAAATCGTTTTTTTCGGCCAGAACGGCCGTGTCGTACGCATATTCGAAATAGATGGTCGGTTCGGTGTACGTATATGCGATGGAACGGCAGCGATTTTCTAACGCGTCTTCGACCAGCGTGGCCGGAGCCACATCATGCCCGGTGATCCTTTTCATGTCCGAGGGCATTTGAGAGATGTCCGCATTCTGGCAGAAACTGCACTTGAAGTTACATCCCACGGTGGCGACGGAATAGGAAAGAGAGCCGGGAAGCACATGAAACAGTGGTTTTTTTTCAATGGGATCCATCAGACATCGATGGGCGCAGAGCGCACATTTGACGTTCTTGTCCTCCAGGGACGTATACAGCATGGCCTCTTTCATAGACCCTCCCTTGTGGCTCCATGAATAAGCGTTGTGAAAGCCATTTTGCGGTGGGGGAATTCCAGGGCGCTCTTCGAAACCAGTTCGGCCAGGTCCACGCGTATCGCCACGAGGTCTCCGAAGGGACTCGTGGAAATGTGCGAGCCGCCCTGTTTCCATGATCGGAACATCGGTTTCGTATTCGTGGAAGCCCATTGATG
It includes:
- the amrS gene encoding AmmeMemoRadiSam system radical SAM enzyme — translated: MKEAMLYTSLEDKNVKCALCAHRCLMDPIEKKPLFHVLPGSLSYSVATVGCNFKCSFCQNADISQMPSDMKRITGHDVAPATLVEDALENRCRSIAYTYTEPTIYFEYAYDTAVLAEKNDLLNVFVSNGYMTGECLDTIGSTLHAANVDLKSFRDEYYKSLCKARLQPVLDTLKKMKEMGIWIEVTTLLIPGENDSEQELRDIARFLADLGSEIPWHISRFYPQYRYLSSGPTPSKTVQKARDIGFQEGLRFVYTGNLPGDEGEKTVCPSCGKTVIDRSGYRIFGINLSQGSCSFCGETIEGIFDPTSL